In a single window of the Atlantibacter hermannii genome:
- the yhiQ gene encoding methyltransferase has product MNICLIDETGAGDGALSLLAQRWTLEHDADNPMALVLTADHLELRKRDEPKLGGIFVDFVSGAMAHRRKFGGGRGEAVAKAVGIKGDYLPDVVDATAGLGRDAFVLAAVGCHVRMLERNPVVAALLDDGLARGYQDPEIGPWLRERLHLIHASSLTALESITPRPQVVYLDPMFPHKQKSALVKKEMRVFQSLVGPDIDADGLLEPARRLATKRIVVKRPDYAPPLAGVATQSAVTTKSHRFDIYPPLAGTSLNA; this is encoded by the coding sequence GTGAACATCTGTTTAATTGATGAAACAGGCGCCGGAGACGGCGCCTTATCACTTCTGGCGCAACGCTGGACGCTGGAACACGATGCGGATAACCCGATGGCGCTGGTGCTGACCGCAGACCATCTGGAACTGCGCAAGCGCGATGAACCAAAACTCGGCGGGATTTTTGTCGATTTTGTTTCCGGTGCCATGGCGCATCGCCGTAAATTCGGCGGCGGTCGCGGTGAAGCGGTCGCCAAAGCTGTCGGTATTAAAGGTGATTACCTGCCGGATGTGGTGGACGCCACAGCAGGGCTGGGTCGCGATGCGTTTGTTCTGGCGGCGGTGGGTTGTCATGTACGGATGCTGGAGCGCAACCCGGTGGTGGCTGCCCTGTTGGATGACGGTCTGGCGCGCGGCTATCAGGACCCGGAAATCGGTCCGTGGCTGCGTGAGCGGCTGCACCTTATCCACGCTTCCAGCCTGACGGCGCTTGAGAGCATTACGCCGCGCCCGCAGGTGGTGTATCTGGATCCGATGTTTCCCCACAAGCAAAAAAGCGCGCTGGTGAAAAAAGAGATGCGGGTGTTTCAGTCGCTGGTGGGGCCGGATATCGACGCGGACGGATTGCTGGAACCCGCCCGACGTCTGGCGACAAAGCGTATCGTGGTGAAACGCCCCGATTATGCACCGCCGCTGGCGGGCGTCGCCACCCAGTCGGCGGTGACCACCAAAAGCCACCGGTTCGATATTTATCCGCCGCTGGCGGGAACGTCTCTTAACGCGTAA
- the prlC gene encoding oligopeptidase A, with the protein MTNPLLVPFELPPFSAIKPEHVVPAVTQALDACRQRVEEVVANGAPYRWETLCQPLAEADDRLGRIFSPVSHLNSVQNSPELREAYEQTLPLLSEYSTWVGQHEGLYNAYRDLHDGEHYAALDTAQKKAVDNALRDFELSGIGLPKDKQQRYGEIAARLSELGSTYSNNVLDATMGWSKLVTDESELSGMPESALAAAKAQAEAKEQQGYLLTLDIPSYLPVMTYCDNQALREEMYRAYSTRASDQGPNAGKWDNSPIMEEILALRHELAELLGFENYAHKSLATKMAENPQQVLDFLTDLAKRARPQGEKELAQLRAFAKAEHGVDDLQPWDIAYYSEKQKQHLYSISDEQLRPYFPENKAVNGLFEVVKRIYGITAKERKDVDVWHPDVRFFELYDDSGELRGSFYLDLYARENKRGGAWMDDCVGQMRKADGSLQKPVAYLTCNFNRPLNGKPALFTHDEVITLFHEFGHGLHHMLTRIETPGVAGISGVPWDAVELPSQFMENWCWEPDALAFISGHYETGEPLPKELLDKMLAAKNYQAAMFILRQLEFGLFDFRLHAEFTPEQGAKILETLAEIKSQVALIPGPSWGRFPHAFSHIFAGGYAAGYYSYLWADVLAADAYSRFEEEGIFNRETGQAFLDNILTRGGSEEPMELFKRFRGREPQLDAMLEHYGIKG; encoded by the coding sequence ATGACCAATCCGTTACTCGTCCCTTTCGAGTTGCCGCCCTTCTCCGCCATTAAACCTGAACACGTTGTTCCTGCTGTCACGCAAGCTCTGGATGCCTGCCGTCAGCGCGTTGAAGAGGTGGTGGCGAACGGCGCGCCGTACCGTTGGGAAACGCTGTGTCAGCCGCTGGCGGAAGCGGACGATCGTTTAGGGCGTATTTTCTCGCCGGTCAGCCACCTTAATTCGGTGCAGAACAGCCCGGAACTGCGCGAAGCCTATGAACAGACGCTGCCGCTGCTGTCCGAATACAGCACCTGGGTGGGTCAACATGAAGGGCTGTATAACGCCTACCGCGATCTGCATGACGGTGAGCACTACGCCGCCCTCGATACCGCCCAGAAAAAAGCGGTGGATAACGCGCTGCGTGATTTTGAACTCTCCGGCATCGGCCTGCCGAAAGACAAACAGCAGCGCTATGGCGAAATCGCCGCGCGACTGTCCGAACTGGGTTCGACTTACAGCAACAACGTGCTCGACGCCACCATGGGCTGGAGCAAGCTGGTTACCGATGAATCTGAACTTTCCGGCATGCCGGAAAGCGCGCTGGCTGCCGCAAAAGCGCAGGCCGAAGCCAAAGAACAACAGGGCTATTTGCTGACGCTGGATATTCCGAGCTACCTGCCGGTGATGACCTACTGCGACAATCAGGCGCTGCGTGAAGAGATGTACCGCGCCTACAGCACCCGCGCCTCTGACCAGGGGCCGAATGCTGGCAAGTGGGATAACAGCCCGATTATGGAAGAGATCCTCGCGTTGCGTCATGAACTGGCGGAACTGCTGGGTTTTGAAAACTACGCCCATAAATCTCTCGCCACCAAAATGGCGGAAAACCCGCAGCAGGTGCTGGATTTCCTGACCGATCTGGCAAAACGCGCTCGTCCGCAGGGTGAAAAAGAGCTGGCCCAACTGCGCGCTTTCGCCAAGGCGGAGCATGGCGTTGATGACCTGCAACCCTGGGATATTGCTTACTATAGCGAGAAACAAAAACAGCATCTCTACAGCATCAGCGACGAGCAGCTGCGCCCGTACTTCCCGGAAAACAAAGCGGTTAACGGCCTGTTTGAAGTAGTGAAACGCATTTACGGCATCACCGCCAAAGAGCGCAAAGACGTCGATGTCTGGCATCCGGACGTGCGCTTCTTCGAACTGTATGACGACAGCGGTGAACTGCGTGGCAGCTTCTACCTTGACCTGTACGCCCGCGAAAACAAACGCGGCGGCGCATGGATGGACGACTGCGTTGGTCAGATGCGCAAAGCTGACGGCTCGCTGCAAAAACCGGTTGCCTACCTGACCTGCAACTTCAACCGTCCGCTCAACGGCAAACCGGCGCTGTTTACGCACGATGAAGTGATTACCCTGTTCCACGAGTTCGGTCATGGCCTGCACCATATGCTGACCCGTATCGAAACCCCGGGGGTCGCGGGCATTAGCGGTGTACCGTGGGATGCGGTGGAGTTGCCGAGCCAGTTTATGGAAAACTGGTGCTGGGAGCCGGACGCGCTGGCGTTTATCTCCGGTCATTATGAGACGGGCGAACCGCTGCCGAAGGAACTGCTGGATAAAATGCTGGCAGCGAAGAACTACCAGGCGGCGATGTTTATTCTGCGTCAGCTGGAGTTCGGCCTGTTCGATTTCCGCCTGCATGCGGAATTCACCCCGGAACAGGGCGCGAAAATCCTCGAAACGCTGGCTGAAATCAAAAGCCAGGTGGCACTCATTCCTGGTCCATCGTGGGGTCGATTCCCGCACGCCTTTAGCCACATTTTCGCAGGTGGTTACGCGGCAGGCTATTACAGCTACCTGTGGGCCGACGTGCTGGCGGCGGACGCGTATTCCCGCTTTGAAGAGGAAGGGATTTTCAACCGTGAAACCGGCCAGGCGTTCCTTGATAACATCCTGACCCGCGGCGGCTCGGAAGAACCCATGGAGCTGTTCAAGCGCTTCCGTGGCCGTGAGCCGCAGTTGGACGCGATGCTGGAACACTACGGTATCAAGGGCTAA
- the yhiR gene encoding DNA (exogenous) processing protein, with product MLSYRHSFHAGNHADVLKHTVQSLIIESLKEKEKPFLYLDTHAGAGRYQLSGEHAERTGEYLDGIARIWQQDDLPAELEPYINAVAHFNRGGQLRYYPGSPLIARQLLRPQDSMQLTELHPSDFPLLRAEFQKDDRATVSRSDGYQQLKAKLPPVSRRGLILIDPPYEMKTDYQAVVTGIKEGYSRFATGVYALWYPVVLRQQIKRMVHALQETGIRRILQTELAVLPDSDRRGMTASGMIVINPPWKLEQQMNTVLPWLHKKLVPTGTGHVSVNWIVPE from the coding sequence ATGCTTAGCTATCGCCACAGCTTCCACGCCGGTAACCACGCCGATGTGCTGAAGCACACAGTACAAAGCCTCATCATTGAATCCCTTAAAGAAAAAGAGAAACCGTTTCTCTATCTGGATACCCATGCCGGGGCGGGGCGCTATCAGTTAAGCGGCGAGCACGCGGAGCGTACCGGTGAGTATCTGGACGGCATCGCACGTATCTGGCAGCAGGACGATTTGCCTGCGGAGCTGGAGCCCTACATCAACGCGGTGGCGCATTTTAATCGGGGTGGACAGTTACGCTACTATCCCGGTTCGCCGCTGATTGCGCGCCAGCTTTTGCGCCCGCAGGACAGCATGCAGCTTACCGAACTGCACCCCAGCGACTTCCCGCTGTTGCGCGCTGAATTTCAGAAAGACGATCGGGCGACTGTCAGCCGCTCCGATGGTTACCAGCAGCTCAAAGCCAAACTGCCGCCGGTATCGCGCCGTGGCCTGATTCTTATCGATCCGCCTTATGAAATGAAAACCGACTATCAGGCGGTGGTGACGGGCATTAAAGAAGGCTACAGCCGCTTTGCGACCGGCGTATACGCCCTGTGGTATCCGGTGGTGTTACGCCAGCAAATCAAACGTATGGTGCACGCGCTTCAGGAAACCGGCATTCGCCGTATTCTGCAAACTGAGCTGGCGGTCCTGCCGGACAGCGATCGTCGTGGCATGACCGCCTCGGGCATGATTGTGATTAACCCGCCGTGGAAGCTGGAGCAGCAGATGAATACCGTGCTGCCGTGGCTGCACAAGAAGCTGGTACCGACTGGGACCGGCCACGTCTCCGTTAACTGGATCGTGCCGGAATAA